A single genomic interval of Daucus carota subsp. sativus chromosome 1, DH1 v3.0, whole genome shotgun sequence harbors:
- the LOC108204316 gene encoding 5'-adenylylsulfate reductase 3, chloroplastic, producing the protein MAFASSTSISTSFSSFEQTKVSQIGLYQPLDRAHSLSTVLNVSRKRVVVKALNAEPKRSESVVVSAATVVAPEVVEKVEVEVEDYEKLAKELENASPLEIMDKALEKFGNDIAIAFSGAEDVALIEYAHLTGRPFRVFSLDTGRLNPETYKLFDAVEKQYGIHIEYMFPDAVEVQDLVRTKGLFSFYEDGHQECCRVRKVRPLRRALKGLRAWVTGQRKDQSPGTRSEIPVVQVDPVFEGLEGGPGSLVKWNPVANVQGTDIWKFLRTMNVPVNSLHAQGYISIGCEPCTRPVLPGQHEREGRWWWEDATAKECGLHKGNIKEENVNGNGTGAVKANGEATVTDIFNSQHVVSLSRQGIENLIKLEDRKETWLVVLYAPWCQFCQAMEGSYMELAEKLAGTGVKVAKFQADGDQKAYAQKELQLGSFPTILFYPKHSSRAVKYPSEKRDVESLLAFVNALR; encoded by the exons ATGGCCTTTGCTTCTTCAACTTCTATAtcaacttctttttcttctttcgAACAAACAAAAG TTTCGCAGATAGGGTTATATCAGCCGTTGGATCGGGCTCATTCTTTATCGACGGTTTTAAATGTATCTAGAAAACGAGTGGTGGTTAAGGCGCTTAATGCTGAGCCGAAGAGAAGTGAGTCAGTTGTTGTCTCTGCTGCAACTGTAGTGGCTCCTG AAGTGGTGGAGAAAGTGGAAGTGGAGGTAGAGGATTATGAGAAACTGGCGAAGGAGCTTGAAAATGCATCACCACTTGAAATTATGGACAAGGCCCTAGAGAAGTTTGGGAATGATATTGCAATTGCTTTCAG TGGTGCTGAAGATGTTGCTTTGATTGAGTATGCTCATTTGACTGGTCGTCCATTCCGAGTGTTTAGCCTGGACACTGGAAGACTTAATCCTGAAACATACAAATTATTTGATGCTGTTGAGAAGCAGTATGGCATTCACATCGAGTACATGTTTCCAGATGCTGTTGAAGTTCAGGACTTGGTAAGGACCAAGGGTTTGTTCTCTTTCTATGAAGATGGTCATCAGGAGTGCTGCCGTGTGAGGAAAGTTAGACCTTTGAGGAGGGCTCTTAAAGGCTTGCGAGCATGGGTTACTGGACAAAGAAAAGACCAGTCACCAGGAACTAGATCTGAAATCCCAGTTGTCCAAGTTGATCCTGTTTTTGAAGGGCTCGAGGGTGGACCTGGTAGTTTGGTGAAATGGAACCCAGTGGCAAACGTCCAAGGTACTGACATATGGAAATTTCTCCGTACCATGAATGTGCCTGTCAACTCATTGCACGCACAGGGATACATCTCTATTGGTTGCGAGCCCTGCACAAGGCCAGTTCTGCCTGGTCAACACGAGAGAGAAGGAAGGTGGTGGTGGGAGGATGCTACTGCCAAGGAATGTGGACTACATAAAGGCAATATCAAGGAAGAGAATGTAAATGGCAATGGAACTGGAGCAGTAAAAGCCAACGGCGAAGCCACTGTCACTGACATTTTCAACAGCCAGCACGTGGTGAGCTTGAGCAGGCAAGGAATTGAAAATTTGATCAAACTAGAAGATAGAAAAGAGACATGGCTTGTTGTTCTTTACGCACCCTGGTGCCAATTTTGCCAG GCAATGGAAGGATCATACATGGAATTGGCTGAGAAGTTAGCTGGAACAGGAGTGAAAGTTGCAAAGTTCCAGGCAGATGGGGACCAAAAGGCGTATGCGCAGAAAGAGTTACAACTGGGAAGTTTCCCCACTATACTTTTCTATCCTAAACATTCTTCTCGTGCTGTGAAGTACCCGTCTGAAAAGAGGGATGTTGAGTCCTTGTTAGCATTCGTGAATGCTCTTAGATGA